In Primulina huaijiensis isolate GDHJ02 chromosome 4, ASM1229523v2, whole genome shotgun sequence, the DNA window tcatcatcaAGGAGGGATGCAGCAGCTTTCTCTAAATCCGGAAAGTCCTCTCGGTCAGAAGGAACAAGGCCTGCTTCCTGGAACTGCTCCAGGCATTTGTTGAAGCCCTGTTCAAAATAATGGAAGGCTTTGTCAGCCACCATCTTCTTGAATTCCCGGGACTTCAAGAATTGAGCCATTTGTTTTTCCTGGTCATTCTTCAAAAGATCTACAGCAGCCTGTGCCTCCTCAGCACGGACGCGGGAAGACTCCGCTTCTGCCCTGGCCGCCTGCACCTCTAGCTGGGCAGCTACTGATCTGGCATCAAAAGTCTTCTTAGCCTCGGCCAGTTCTGTTTGGGCCAAATCTACTTGTTGTTTCCAGCCGGCCTTCTCCCGAGCTAAAACATGCTCATGAAGCTCCTTTACTCGGCCCAGTTCCTCCAGAACTTTTTCATGCATCTCTCGGGCCGAGGAAGCTTGTTGATTTGCCTTTCTGGCTGCCCCAGCCATCTGCTCATAAGCAGATATGAGCATCTGCAAGCCCTGCAATCAAAAGAAGAATTAAACCTTGTTGcgtaataacataaataatacaaGTTGGGGAAACTTATAGAAAAGGACCGAGCAACCCCCTCGTACAACTTCTGATTGGGGTGAAGTCCCTTGAGGTGCTCTATCACCTCTGGGCGAAGAAGCCCTCGCACCATCTTGGTCAGGTTCGAGCTCACATCCtcaccaaaaatatttggtaagtcCAAAGGCACCCTGCCTTGGGATGTAGGACCAGTGGATGAGCCGGGAGGAGGGTGATGTTGGATAGTGGCTTCagtttcttcctcttcttccacGGTCACTACCTCAAGGACCGGCTCCGTCACAGCCTTCCTCTTGCGATGGTTAAGAGACGCCGGATCCTCCTCAGTATGCAGAGAAGTAGCCTCCTCTCGGGTTTTAGCCTCAGCCTCCGCCCGAGCTCGGCGTTCTTCTTGCTCTTGGGCCTCCAGGGATCTTTTCTCTGCCCGGGCCTTCTTCTGCTCGACCTTTTTCTTGGCAGCCGCTTCTAGAAGACTTGCCTTAATCATTTCTTCCTCAGCtgtgtaaaaaataaaagttagaaataaaacaaaagggGAAAAATTCTAAAGCTAGAAGGGAAATAATTTACCGGCCTGTGACCCAGCCTGGCTAAATTCATCTATCAGCTGGTCCATGAGGTCTTCAGGCCGGGTTCCGATCCCATAGTATACCAGATTATTCCCCCAATCAACACCGAGGACAGGAAGGATTGGCCCTCTATAGCATCCCAAGCCTAGGTGAAAGGGGGAAGGAATTTGTAGCCTCCGGGGAGCTTAGGTTGCTCGGGAAGAGAAGATATAAAACCCGTGGCACATGCGGGGAGACTTGGGAgttgtaaaaagaaaaatttgttcTTCCATCCCTTCAGAGAGGAAGGGATGTCTGTCAGAAAACGGTATTTCATACGGGCTATGAAAGAAAAGACCCCTTCATTAAAACGACAAGAATAAAAGAAATGGAAGATCGGAGATAATTAGTAAATTTTTCATACGGAATAGAATGAAGGTGGCTGCCATAATTCGGAAGGCATTAGGGTGGAGGTGACTGATCGGGAGCCCAAAGAACCGGGCAATTCCTTCGAAAAAGTGATGAATTGGGAAACAAAGCCCACTCTTGAGCTGTTCTACGAAGAAAGTTTGGAAGCCCGGGGGAGGTGTGTCCGGGTGGTCGCTAGGCTTGGGaatcaatattttataagtGGAAGGGATTGCTCCCAGGGACCTAATTTCATCAGAAGCCCCGGGCCGGAGGTTGGAAGTCACAGTGGAAAACCATAAAGGCCCTGTAACCTTTTTTTTCCCTCTGCCCTGGGTAATAGTAGGTCGGGAGGAAGAGATTTTGGGTGGTTGTTGAAAAGCAAGTCGGGAACAAGGGATAGGGATAGCTATGGGGATGTGAACGAAGGTTTCAGAAGGGGTCAGGGAATTATCTTCTGACTGACCCCTAACGTTTTTACCAGAAGTGGAAAATGTAGAGTCGGACATGATGAGAAAGGGATAAAAAAGAGTGAAGAGACACTTACGAAGTAGAAACGGTGGTGGAGGGCTGATAACAGAGATCGCCGGTGGTAGGATTTGCACGTTGGAAAGCTTGAGATAAAAATTTGGCAGGGCTTCGTTGATAGTTTGAATTTGCAAATGATTTTCAGAAAACTAGTGACCTACTATATATAGGGGAAGGATTTAATCTACGCCGTTGATCTAGAATGAATCGGATGGATCAGATTGGCATAGGAAATTGCGCGGGATATTTGAAAAGACAGGCGCGGCATTCGAGGCGTCACAATGATTTCCTTCCGAAATCGAAGAGTTTTTCTGACAAGATATAAATCATAGGGCTTATGTCAGCACTAGTAATGTGACATCATCCTTATCACCTCGGGAAGACAAAACGACACAGTATTTTTCTGACCGGACACACAAGACTAATCGGGACAACGAGTATGattctagcccgactatttaaggagGGAGTGATGATACCCCGGAATGTCCCGGGCCATGGAGCCGGGCCATGGATAAGTGCCCGGGTCAGGAGGGTAGACTATTCCAGGGCCAATAAGACGACGACCCGATTGGAAAACCGGATCTTAAGCCGCCCGAGACGTTGAAAGTACGGTTTGAAGAATTTGTGAAGAGGCCAGTCAACAGGCCGAGCCATTGAATACCTGGAGCATCGCCTTCCCGTGCCATTGGATGCCCGGGCCCTCAGGCGGTTCTCTGAAAGGCATTTTACCCAGGCCATTTCGATATGAGTGCTGCATTTAATTGCGCCGATAAAGTAGAGTATGTGCAGccgacctatctctgacaccaatgcaagtggttgacaaaaatcaagtgggctggatgtgactagtatgatatttgacatgtcagaacaAAAAGGTATAAtcagccgccctactataattaatgatcagcaCAAAGAACGAGATCATCATTACATCCTCTAATATAAATAACATGTTCTATCTTTGAATTTACCACCTATTGACACATTAAATACTCTCATTTACTACTCATTTACTCCACATCTCCCACACCAATCACGCAACCCTCACTGGGTTACATTGGTTTTCTTGCTTGAGTTcctcactgacttaagcatcggagtggtcacgccagacacccctccgacgcccattcaTGTGGTTACTCTCTTGGTTGCAGATCCCTATATCATTGTTCGGGAAACAAGCTTTTGATCCAGGCGTCTTGTTCTCATTTTTCttcattattttgatagtaGATCCGGCGGAGGATTCGATCCGGCTCGTTCATTTCACCCGGATCACATCAAATATAtacaattattaaaacagactaTGACATCAGAAGTTAGTTACTCTAGGAgtttcaaacttaataatatagtatagatagtatagataataatataaataaaataatatttattaatttaaatttaaatagattaaaaaaacaatatgtttatgatgttaccATATAAAACAGGGAATGATTCTTATCTGCGACAACAATTCATACATATTTTACAAACGCTTCTCACAAGTTAAAAGCTTCTGGTTTGAATGAGGGCCCTCCCCAGAATCAAACACAAATGTCACCCATCTCATTGCTTTTGCTATTTCCTGAAGCTCATCGATTACGACACTCGTGTCGCGTATGTAAACGCGCCCATCCGGTCTTAGGATGCGATCCATCTCCAACATGATACTCGATATATTACATCTGTACAGCCAAACGACGATTCTTTCATAACGATCACAAGATCGTATACAGCTCAGAGGAAGAGTATTAGCTTGAAAATGTACCTTTTCTGTTCAACAGAGAACAGGCCTGCTGCATTTAAAAGATCATAAGTTCTAGGATAAGTGTCAAATGGCTCACACCTGCAAAGTTCAACAACCAAGTTATTTTCGTGAAAAATACTCGACCCATGAGAAGGTGTGTACATTCTGGCGCATACCAATCGTGCATTACTCCTATAAGGCCACGGTCGTGTATTACAGGCAGCGTATTCGAACCACTGACGGGAACGACATTCATAACCCAACAATTTACGTTGAAATCTAGTAGAGCTGCTGCAAACCTGACATGGGAGAAAAAATCACCTGTTGAAATAAGTTTGTTTGAAGGGATAAAAAATACACAATTTGCTTTTACGTACCCTCCATATCCGGCTTTCATGTCCATTACATTACGCAGGTTCATTTTGTCTATGTGAAACGCCACGACATAGCCCCTCACGATCTCATTCCAATATTTTGAATTTGCTTTGTAGAGTTCTTTTCTAGACGTATCGGCATCCATTTTTATGCTATGAAGCCTGTCCTGTGGAAAGTGCAGACGTGCAGGCCAGCTCGTAACGTTCGTTCCATAACCGTTTTCAGGCAAACGGGTGATGCACGCCTTACTTTTAACATACCTGCAAGGTGGAACAAACGTGCTTTTTCTTATCAGAAGAGGCaatcaattaaaagaaataaaatagtgCATGGTAagaattatgtgtttaaattcaATTCTAATCAACATTTTTAGCCAggtcaaatttcaaaatatcaacTATTTGGGCACAAGTTTGGCTTGATTAGGAATTTGAATCCGAGCTCGATTCATTTCATTTGAGCTTAACTATTGAGCACTTCTAAGTAAGGCTCGAATCATGGCTCCAATATATATGCGAGTTCGTttacttataaataaatatatttataagagattagtaaaaatattaattctcaTGCATTATCTAGTAAAATAATTTAGGCTCAGAATTCAATCTTAAATTTTGCTAAAAAATATATCTGAACACGTTGAGCTCAATTCAAGTTCCATAATTttgaatacaaaataatattcatATCTATTTAAAAGACCAGTGAACTACCCAGGTTCATCGTATTTCTAGTAGGTTCGAAGATTTTGCTATAGATTGGAAATCCATCAGTTACAAAAGAACACAAAATTCATCGAGATAAAGGATAGAATAGAATAAATACCAAATATCATCGGGATCGTCATCGATCCCACATAACGAAGGTTGTATTTTGGAGTCACGAGTCACATAGCAGCTGTTGTTCATAGGCTTCTGCCAAATAGCAATATATTCTTCCTTCTTCATCAGTTCCCAACAAAGGCGACTAGTAAGGTCCGCCATGCCTAGAAAGAAAAGAtgaagaaaagggaaaaaagTTTATCATTTGTCCGAGTGAATAATTATAAAAGCAGTAGTGTCTTGATTTTTGGAAGGAAATGCATGATAAATAGAAAAATGATgatgaatattttaaagttaCTCCCACCCGATCTGTATTTGCATAAATAAAATCTGTTTGTTGGTTTCAAGACTGGTTACCTTCCCATTGATGTATTAGGTTGCCTTCATAATTGTTAGAGGGTTGTGCTGCCCAGACAAAGTATCCTCCGGCTCTAAGCATCCTGTTTGCTTCGAGAAGTAAGATTCCGTCTTCAAACGCAGCacgaaaagaataaaaatcacaattaataCATAGAAATGAAGTTTGATGATAAATAAAAGAACAATGCAAAGGCTTTTCAGAAAAGGGTATCAGGAATAAGAAAAAGGGGCACTCTCTTCTTCATTCTCTTCATTACAGGAGAAAGAAAAAGCAATGTTGCAAAACTAAACTAATTTATCCACTAGCCTAAAATGGCATCAGAATTGTGAACTCAAAAAATATTCAGATATGGAAGTGCGAACTGATACAAACTGAAAGATAGCATACCATCACGGGTCCAATTAATATTACACTCAGAACAATGTATTAATTCAAATGCTTGGCTTGGATAAGGCAAACGGTGGGTTCCGAATGCTGCTACCATAGCAGGCACACCTCTTTCCAATGCAACTTGAATCTGGTTTCCACAGAAATCTTTTGGAGAAACTGACAGCGTTGTTACGTTCTGCTCCATTAAGGATGCACCAAAACTCGTAACCCCGCATCCGATATCTAAAACAACCCGAGTACGTAGGCCAAATGCAATTTCAGGAACCATCTAAATACATTTACTCAAAAAGATTAGAAAGAATCAAGTAAAACATAAAATCCAGACAGATTTCTGAGGGAAACAAACCTTGGAAATGTGATTTAAGTACTGCACTTGAGCTTCCACCCGTGGAAATATAAGCTTATCATCTTTTCTTGATATCCAATTCTGTCCTACTTTCTCTTCTGCCGGGCGTGCATTGGGTACATTATCAAACCACACCTGTTGTAACGTTTTAGAACCTATTCATGATTTTCTAAATTTGGAAATAAAAGAATAAGATTAAAACCATTCTCATTGCTAACGCTGATGAGTTTTCAGGTGATCCCATAATAAATATCACaagtattaaattaatttacaatTCCTAAGCTAATTTTACCCATAGGCTACGACTATTAGCCACTGGATTTTATTCAGGGTGCTGATAGATGGTGATTCGTGCAAGAAACTAGATTCCTTGGAGGATTCACTTGGTatcttttcttgttttctttttgttGAGAAAAATGTTATGGTAAAACGGTAAGGAGGTAGGATTTTCAACTAGGCAGAGGCTGTTTTTCAGTGTAAGTTTGTGCTGTTCAATCAAACATAAGGCTGCAAGGGATGGctcaaaaaagaaatatatatgttttggtCTTTCgagatgaataaataaatttgcaTAAGAGGACTCGTGTTCCAGTTTATCATAGCAATTCAACAAGACAGGTTAGAATTCACACAGATTTTGTGTCCATATACTTCATAGGAGTTCACAAAAACCAATTTCGTTGTATGGTTGAAGAGATTTGGATTGCATTATCATCATTAGccataatttttggtaaatggCAAATGATCCATCTTATATTGTCTATCAAAGAAGCCAAGTGCTTATACCTACTACATGTAAACAAGAAGCATCCATGATCTACACTCTTGGTATACGTCAAAAGCCTAAATTTACATGCTCAAAATGTTAAAGAACAAATCATTTAGCTGGTGATAAATAGAATGAGGAGATATTATTATACCTAATTCACAAATCTAACCAAAAGAACAAAACCAAACTCGAACGAAGACCACAACAACCACAACGACATCATAATAAGATCAATAAATTGTACCTCATCCCGGCTTTTCGGCCAAGGGATGTGAATCTTGTAATGTTTAGGCCTAGGCACCAAACATTCCAATCCCATCCCAATCTCCGGGCAATGCCTCTCACTCTTGTCACCTCTCTCCACTGAAACAAACCCAGAAATCGCCCCCAAACTGTCCAAGCAAGGAATGTAATCACTCATACTCTCATCACAAACCACAAATTTCTCATCTCTCGCGATTCTTGTCACATTACTCTCCCTTCCATCAATCTCAGCACCAACATTCCTATCATCCACCATACTCTGTATAAGCCCTTCGTCGAATTCTCCCACAACAAAGTCATCAGTCATAAAACCCATTTCATCAATGATCCCTGTTCTCTCCACAACCACCTTCGCCCACCGCGGAGGCGGCCGAGCAAAAGGGCTTGCGGCGGCGGTATTGGGATTGAAGAAAGAAAGGTGGCCCTTTTCGTTTGGGGTGGTTAAAGGATAAGTAGGCAAGTGTTTCACGAAAAACAAGAGGGAGAACAAGAGAAGGAAAAAAGCTACAGCCTTGGCGAGTTTTGACATGGGAGTAAGTGATGTTGAGCTAATCTGGTCGTGTAATGATACTGATGAGCTTGTAAACGGAGCTATCATGAAATTAAATGTTTCCTTGGTTCAGAAAAATGGAAAGAATCAAAGAAAACATCATATTTTTCTCCGAATCTCCAACTCTTTGCCTGAATTACAAGCCACTAAACCAGTAAAAGAAAGTAAGCAAACCAAAAACTACTAATACAACTAACATGCGTAAATGTGGGTGAATTTATCTACACGAGTTACTCAATGGAATTGCATGATCAAAGGGGTATGCTGAAAAAATTGCAGAACACTGCGTGAACTGTGTGAATTTACAGTACAACAAACAGTGTGCGTGTCATTTGCTATGTTTGCCTGCCAAAAGGACAGGAGAAGAAAAGCATTTGTAGCAGCTCTCTGCAGTACGTTGTCCTCCGGTTTCAACTGATTTTACATAATGCGACTCTTCGAGATTAAGTAAAATAAATGCgactttagttttatttttggtACTGCAGGATTGGAGCAAAGAAGCGAGTGAGATTGTGGGACGTGTACGGTACGCTTTTGTTCATCGAGATTCTCGTACCATATTCCTAATTAGGGGCATTCAAAATCGCATTAGCACATGAGgaaaatttattgattaaaaatCTAATgaggaaattaattaattttagtttgttcaaagttaattaaaaatagaaaGTTTTACATATCTATATTTGTTAGacgaaataatttttatagATCAAGACGAgtaagagatttgtctcacaaaattaatgcgttctcacaagagtttttgtgatgattttttaaaatttgaacaatattTAAGTTATTTTCGTAATTATAATTGCTGCAGACATGACGTTTGATGTGTAATATTCCGTcaatattttggatgaaaagtaataaaattaccaaaattgaaagttgaaaacataaaatatcagAATTGTAAATATAAGTGACCTGAGTTGTAATTCTCCCAAAAAAATTGTGATAGTTGGATTTTAATCTTgaaaagtatttaaaatttttgcaaacaaagaaaaaaaaaagcgatttagagattttatttcatcttatactgttttaaaaaaatcctaATTTTaccactatatttaattataaaattacttATGCctttttttgaatttaaaattatatatttaaataaatattttaaactaagtAATTTTATATTCAATTAACAATCGAGCATACCATGTTTTATGTTTGTGATGCATTAAGGTGAGTTGGGCTAGAAAATCCCCGACCCAGTTAGATTAATCAACttaccaaaaaattaaaaaatatatattaaaaaatccgtacaattaattgaatttatcattcataaataaatatttctaaACAAATCCAATAAAATTTGTAATTCTTGATTTCACACTTTTACATTATTAAAGCAATACAACTTTCATTACAAAAGTAAATCGTGGTTTTCAACTGACACTTTATTGGGTTCGTCCATTTAGCCTCTCCACATTCTGCAGGCTTCTTATAATTGGGATCTTTCAAGATTTGGGCTAAACActttgatattaatatatttttcaattttatactcaaaatcttAATTTTATACTAATGTGAAACAATTAGTACTTAAATATGATATCTTAGTATCATATTTTATATCGATTTTCATCTATGGAAATACATATAAGACGAGAGAACTCAAACAAAATTACTTATAATCACATGTTCGATTATTTAGTATAAAGCACAAAATCAAGCAGTAACAACATTCTTATCAAGGACAAATATGTTTTGCTCATTAAAATCTATTTACTGACAATGGTCACAGTTTACCGTCCTCAATGTGATTGTGTCACATTTCCATTCTAACAATAACATAGATaaaattcacaattttttttgtcGTCTCAACCCGCGAACCCTACCTCAGCCGAGAGTCTGCCGTACCCCGGCCGACTTGGACTCACAACTCGCATTGGAAATCTTGTGTAGGCTCATTTTTAAATATGGTGATAAAATTTCAACCCGACTCATTTAAATTGTTTGTTTAAATGAATTCCGACTTTTATCGGTATCATCGCACCCTTTTGATTCCTCTTTTTTCCAAAAGCTGGAACATGTTAATCTAATTAAATTCTTTTGCAATACAAGCAAGTACtttgtgaaattttattttagctcCTACTATATAAAGT includes these proteins:
- the LOC140975140 gene encoding probable methyltransferase PMT12; translation: MIAPFTSSSVSLHDQISSTSLTPMSKLAKAVAFFLLLFSLLFFVKHLPTYPLTTPNEKGHLSFFNPNTAAASPFARPPPRWAKVVVERTGIIDEMGFMTDDFVVGEFDEGLIQSMVDDRNVGAEIDGRESNVTRIARDEKFVVCDESMSDYIPCLDSLGAISGFVSVERGDKSERHCPEIGMGLECLVPRPKHYKIHIPWPKSRDEVWFDNVPNARPAEEKVGQNWISRKDDKLIFPRVEAQVQYLNHISKMVPEIAFGLRTRVVLDIGCGVTSFGASLMEQNVTTLSVSPKDFCGNQIQVALERGVPAMVAAFGTHRLPYPSQAFELIHCSECNINWTRDDGILLLEANRMLRAGGYFVWAAQPSNNYEGNLIHQWEGMADLTSRLCWELMKKEEYIAIWQKPMNNSCYVTRDSKIQPSLCGIDDDPDDIWYVKSKACITRLPENGYGTNVTSWPARLHFPQDRLHSIKMDADTSRKELYKANSKYWNEIVRGYVVAFHIDKMNLRNVMDMKAGYGGFAAALLDFNVNCWVMNVVPVSGSNTLPVIHDRGLIGVMHDWCEPFDTYPRTYDLLNAAGLFSVEQKRCNISSIMLEMDRILRPDGRVYIRDTSVVIDELQEIAKAMRWVTFVFDSGEGPHSNQKLLTCEKRL